A single Pangasianodon hypophthalmus isolate fPanHyp1 chromosome 27, fPanHyp1.pri, whole genome shotgun sequence DNA region contains:
- the hepacamb gene encoding hepatic and glial cell adhesion molecule b: protein MKEGRMNHCRTFALCCILSLFQSGGVAGVNITSFGNLIRGTVGGEALLSVRYSSTSLDPPVIKWQLKREKPITVVQSIGTEIIGNLRPEYRDRILVFENGTLLLHNLKLSDEGIYEVEISITDDTFTGEDSIELTVDEPISTPYVDVTTTTVLELTEHFTLNCSHDTGTKTTYTWMKGGKPLVNHTRLLLSPDQKVLTLTRVLLVDDDVYSCLVENPIGSMKSLPLKLTVYKRSSLYIILSTGGIFVLITLVAVCACWKPSKRRKRQKVKTNTPRSSPESHHIIHEDKPEDNVVPLMTDHERRNPVSLYILKEKDPPSEEPASVCKTCTSNGGSPSSNRRSAPPRTHSPETPARASRRYPRTPTNSPPVRHSRRRGHSRSPPARAPSPPRTRTSSSSSPPNRWPVDSPLTEPAKSFIQPVMLLREIEEGLPVN, encoded by the exons GAGGCGTTGCAGGCGTAAACATCACCAGTTTTGGGAATCTGATCCGAGGCACAGTAGGTGGGGAAGCCCTGCTTTCTGTCCGGTACTCCAGCACCAGTCTGGATCCACCAGTTATCAAATGGCAGCTCAAGAGGGAGAAACCGATCACGGTGGTCCAGTCGATTGGCACTGAGATCATCGGAAACCTGCGGCCGGAATACCGAGACCGTATCCTTGTGTTTGAGAATGGCACTCTCTTACTGCATAACTTAAAGCTCTCTGATGAGGGAATATATGAGGTGGAGATCTCCATCACTGATGACACCTTCACAGGGGAAGACAGCATCGAGCTCACCGTGGATG AGCCAATATCAACACCCTATGTGGATGTAACTACCACGACTGTTCTGGAACTGACTGAACATTTCACTCTGAACTGTTCTCACGACACGGGAACCAAGACCACGTACACCTGGATGAAAGGCGGAAAGCCGCTGGTTAACCACACTCGCCTGCTGCTGTCTCCTGACCAGAAGGTTCTGACCCTCACACGAGTGCTTCTGGTGGATGATGATGTCTACAGCTGTCTGGTGGAGAACCCTATTGGCAGTATGAAGAGCTTGCCCCTGAAACTCACCGTTTATA AAAGAAGCTCCCTTTACATCATCCTTTCCACAGGAGGCATCTTTGTCCTGATCACTCTGGTAGCAGTGTGCGCCTGCTGGAAGCCGTCGAAAAG AaggaaaagacagaaagtgAAGACAAATACACCAAGATCCAGCCCTGAAAGCCACCATATTATACATGAGGACAAACCAGAAG ATAATGTCGTCCCGCTAATGACAGATCACGAGCGCAGGAATCCAGTCTCACTTTACATCCTGAAGGAGAAG GACCCCCCAAGCGAAGAACCTGCATCAGTGTGCAAAACGTGCACGAGCAATGGCGGCAGTCCCTCCAGTAACAGGAGATCTGCCCCACCTCGTACACACTCACCTGAAACTCCAGCACGTGCGTCCCGGCGTTACCCGCGCACACCCACCAACTCCCCTCCTGTGCGCCACAGCCGGAGGCGGGGCCACAGCCGGAGCCCACCCGCTCGTGCGCCCTCTCCACCACGCACCCGCACCTCCAGTAGCTCCTCCCCTCCAAACCGGTGGCCTGTGGATTCACCTCTCACTGAACCAGCTAAAAGCTTCATCCAGCCTGTAATGCTGCTCCGAGAGATAGAAGAAGGACTTCCTGTCAACTAA